From a region of the Microcoleus sp. AS-A8 genome:
- a CDS encoding Mini-ribonuclease 3 yields MTSEEEESSKVLATQSALSWAEVRFKQLNAITASPSRIQQLSPASLAYLGDAVYELYIRTCYLLPPRRPCDYHQQVVAQVRAESQAKTLRSLEPHLTDPELEILRRGRNAATGHPRRLDPKIYQQATSLETLLGYLYLTDPQRLSQLLAHLDLDPR; encoded by the coding sequence AGAGTTCAAAAGTTTTGGCAACTCAGTCGGCGCTCTCGTGGGCGGAAGTGCGATTCAAGCAATTGAACGCTATCACGGCCTCTCCATCCCGCATTCAACAATTGTCACCAGCATCCCTGGCCTATCTGGGAGACGCTGTTTACGAACTTTATATCCGAACCTGTTATTTACTTCCGCCCAGACGTCCTTGTGACTATCATCAGCAGGTCGTAGCTCAAGTGCGAGCGGAAAGTCAAGCTAAAACTCTGCGATCGCTCGAACCTCACCTTACCGATCCCGAACTAGAAATTTTGAGGCGTGGGCGCAATGCCGCCACAGGACATCCCCGGCGTCTTGACCCCAAAATCTATCAACAAGCGACGAGCTTGGAGACGTTACTCGGATACCTATATCTTACTGATCCCCAGCGCCTGAGTCAGTTGCTGGCTCATTTAGACCTCGATCCCCGTTAA